Proteins found in one Flavobacterium channae genomic segment:
- a CDS encoding HYC_CC_PP family protein codes for MNLKKYISTLLASLILLANLGLSLSVHYCKDEIASVSFQFHEEEPYVEKTTSCCVKENSHSSCCSNKLIKVEKKTDDVLVKVLQLDLDQAVFNTEWTATLVPFVPFSTTSNDAAFYCDSNAPPLYKLYCQLVFYA; via the coding sequence ATGAATTTGAAAAAATACATAAGTACACTTCTTGCTTCTCTAATATTGCTAGCCAATTTAGGGTTGAGTCTATCTGTGCATTATTGTAAAGATGAAATAGCTTCTGTTTCATTTCAATTTCATGAAGAAGAACCGTATGTAGAGAAAACAACCTCTTGTTGTGTGAAAGAAAATTCGCATAGTTCATGTTGTTCAAATAAACTTATTAAAGTAGAAAAGAAAACCGATGATGTTCTTGTTAAAGTACTTCAATTAGATTTAGATCAAGCGGTTTTTAATACAGAATGGACTGCAACTTTGGTTCCGTTTGTGCCATTTTCTACAACATCAAACGACGCTGCATTTTATTGCGATTCAAATGCACCGCCACTCTATAAACTATATTGTCAATTGGTTTTTTACGCATAA